A window of Roseiflexus castenholzii DSM 13941 genomic DNA:
TAAGGGGCAGCCGCCAGCAATGCTCCGACAAAGACAGCAGGAACCGCAAGCCAGACCCTGGATAACAGACTCACCCGGCGTGTCGCCAGCGTCAGCAGCGCATAAACCATCCCGCAGATCAGACCGATCACCAGATAGTACTGCGATGCCGCACCGAGCAGAAATGTCGCACCGACCAGACCCGCAAGCGTCTTGCGATCCGGTTGTGATCGCAGCGACGAATCCAGCGCCCAGAAAAACAGTGGCAACGGATAGGTGCTGACAATCTGCGGATGACCGTAGCTATGCGCGAGACGAAACGGCGCCAGCATAAACGCCAGTCCTGCCGTCAGTCCTCCAATCCGACTGCCGGTAAGATGACGGACCCAAAGATACGCGCACACTCCTGAGAGGAGATGCGCCAGTGCAAGTTGCGCGTTGTACCCAAACACCGGACCGAACAGCCAGGTCAGCGGCGCAACTGCAATGTATCCGACATAAGGCACATCGGTGGCAGTCAACGCCAGACCATGAGGCGCATTGATGCGCGGATCGACAAACGGCGACGCACCGGAACGCAACGCCTCAGCCATCCATCCTGCAGCATAGACATACTGAATATTGTCGCCAGGCCACCCTATGATACGAGATGATGGCGCGGCAAGCACCGGATACATCATCGCCAGCGCTCCACAGACAAGGAGCGCCAGAACAACCCAGTCGCCGGACTGCATTCGTGCCGCCGTCTGCGCCCACGCGCGCATTCCTGCTATGCCGGCCATACGGTCACCTCGACTGTCTCGCCGGCTGCCAGATCGAAGACCAGCATCGCGCCGCGAATGAGGGGGTTGACGGCGTCATTCGCGTGCTGCACCGTCGCCCGATGCGCGTCGAAGGGCAACCTGAGCGTCAATCCTGCCAGATTGCGCGCGCTGCGATTGGTCACTGCCAGACGCAAAGGCGCTGCCTGGAAAGAATCGGCGTTCACGGGTTCGGATTTGTGCTCCTCGACATGCACCTGCGCCACTGCCTGCTGCCGGTCGGCAATCTCTGCCAGCGGCGCGATCCAGAGATCGCCAGCGTCACGGCGCGCGGCAGCGTACCGCACCACCTCGCTCCAGGCGGCAATCTGAGCCGGGCTGACCACCTCCTCCGTATGCGCCCACAGGTCGATCATGCCACCGGCGGCAATTGCCCGCTCAATCACGTCCGGCGCCTGCGCAGCGCTGCGTTCGGTCAGGTAGAAATCCGGGCATGCCAGAATGGTTTCGTGCCCTGGAATGGGGCGGCAGTGCGGATCCTCCCGGCTCACAAGGTGATACTGCGGCTGGCGCGGATTCCAGTTGGTGCGGGTGACCGATGTGATGCCCGCTTCTGCCAGCGCCTGCCAGTTTGCGTAACTCATTCCGGCGCTGCTGCTCCAGGGAAACGCCAGCGACCGCGCTGATGGAACGCCACGTTCTGCGGCAACGGCACGCCACTCGGAAAGGTCGCTGCGCCACTCCTCGGCGCTGGCAAGCCCACCATACAGATGGCTGAACGTATGGCTCTGAATATCGTGTCCCTCATGCTGCAAGATCGGAATCAGGTCGCCAAAGTACCAGGCGGGATCGGTTGCGACCGTGCCATACGGATCGGGCGAGAACCAGGGCTGCTGCTGCCAGGCGTCGGTCTGCCAGCGATTGGCGCGGTTCGCCCAGGCAAACGTCGGATCGCCCATAAAGCGTCGCCGTTCACGGTTACCGCTCAGGAAATTGTACCCCGTCGCATAATACGTGGCGCGGATGCCGTAGGGACGGAAGAGGTCCACGGTGGTCGTCACCCCCTCGCGCATCCGCATCCCGCGCAGCACCGGATCCTGATCGAAGTTCGGGTCATCAACCGAGCGTGAGTGGATCAACCCGCCCATCGTCGTTTCCCAGTCGAACGAAAATGAGAGCGCCGCGCGCGCGCCGTTGGGCCAGGGAAGCACTGTCACTCCAGTCGGTCGCTCTGGCGACTGCGGCGGCATCTCGCCAGAAGCCGGAAAGCGTCCTGGACGGATGCGGATCGTATCCAGGTATATCCGGTCATCAGAGGCGGGATGGAACGAGACCGTGAGACGCACTGCGCCGGCAGGAGCAATAAACCCACCGCCAATCTGCGACCAGGGCTGCACATCGGCGGGTCCATTCCAGCGCCGCACCTCCTGCCAGCCACTCCAATCGGTGCGCAGAACATCGCCTCCGGCGTCGATCCAGTGAAACCCCAGACGCACCTGCGTCGCTGAGACCGAATCGGCGAGCGCCTGCGCGACGGCGCAGTACGACGCGCCAGGGCGCACAGCAACATCAGGGGTGCGCAGATGGTTGGCAATGCCGAGCAACTGAAACGAACGCCCACGACCGGAAACGGTAAAGTCGCCGATCTGCACGCCGGTTGCTGCCGCACTCCACCCGACCGGCAGCAGCACGCCGGATGGGGCGCCTGGCGCCAGGTTCGCAAAATCGGGCGCTGCTAACAGATCGCCGGCAAGCAACGGCACAACCGCGCAGCGCCCGAGGCGTTCCTGCGTGAGCGCGATACTCGTCCCGATTAGCATGACGCCGAGCGCGATTGCCGCCATCACGCCCGCCCTTCGCCACATTTCCGTCATGTTCCATCCTGGCGGTGTGTTTCGCCATCGTTCAGACGGCGCATTATAGCATACGAGAGGCGCGCGGCAAGAGGCGAGAGACAAGAGGCAGAAGAGGGGGTGAGCGATATTCGCGCCCCTTCCTGTTCGGCGTGGATCGTCTGGCAAGGCGCGCAGTTCTCAGTTCTTGGTTCTTGGTTCTATTTGACGTATACTTGTGAAGAACCCATAATGCAAAGGAGTTCTCATGACCACCCAACCCATATCAAACCACGAAGTCGCCACGCTTGGCGGCGGATGTTTCTGGTGTCTCGAAGCCGTGTACGACGAAATCGAAGGCGTCATCAGCGTCGAGTCGGGGTACGCCGGCGG
This region includes:
- a CDS encoding polysaccharide deacetylase family protein, producing MTEMWRRAGVMAAIALGVMLIGTSIALTQERLGRCAVVPLLAGDLLAAPDFANLAPGAPSGVLLPVGWSAAATGVQIGDFTVSGRGRSFQLLGIANHLRTPDVAVRPGASYCAVAQALADSVSATQVRLGFHWIDAGGDVLRTDWSGWQEVRRWNGPADVQPWSQIGGGFIAPAGAVRLTVSFHPASDDRIYLDTIRIRPGRFPASGEMPPQSPERPTGVTVLPWPNGARAALSFSFDWETTMGGLIHSRSVDDPNFDQDPVLRGMRMREGVTTTVDLFRPYGIRATYYATGYNFLSGNRERRRFMGDPTFAWANRANRWQTDAWQQQPWFSPDPYGTVATDPAWYFGDLIPILQHEGHDIQSHTFSHLYGGLASAEEWRSDLSEWRAVAAERGVPSARSLAFPWSSSAGMSYANWQALAEAGITSVTRTNWNPRQPQYHLVSREDPHCRPIPGHETILACPDFYLTERSAAQAPDVIERAIAAGGMIDLWAHTEEVVSPAQIAAWSEVVRYAAARRDAGDLWIAPLAEIADRQQAVAQVHVEEHKSEPVNADSFQAAPLRLAVTNRSARNLAGLTLRLPFDAHRATVQHANDAVNPLIRGAMLVFDLAAGETVEVTVWPA